CATCCAGCAGATGTGGAACAGTAACCACCAGATCATAGATAACAGCACCCTCTGCCTCTTCTGAGGGACTCAGCTGTAAGGTCACATGAAAGTACAATGTCCTTGTAGGTCCTACGTTGTTCCCACCCTCAAAACGTCCACGGCACAATACACCAATGACTCCGTCACTTATCGTTATTAGCATCATTGTCTTAGCTTGGCAGACATTTTTACCTAAATGAAATTCTAAATAATTCCAGTCTGTCCCCACAAACATGTAACATGGTAGATTTCAATTTTggtaaatatgtatataatgGTCCGAACCGTGTATCCCATCAAAGTACAGCGACTGCCTGCATGCTAACCCTTACACCTGGCGGTCTTTACAGACGTTACATAAATAGCTTCCCCCTGCTGTACTCCTTTTAGCCTCAAAGGCCCTCCTCTTGCTCACCTCCTCTGTCTCACTCCAGCTGGAAATCTCCAGTCCCTGGCTCTTGCTGATACACATCTTCAGGCTCTGTGGGATCCACACGTGCCTCATGTCCTCAATGCTGTTCCCAAAGGTCAGTCCTTCTGGACAGTACATTTCATCCctatgcagaaacacacaccgtgCATATAACGAAATATGCAAATGGAGAAATACAGTGGAGGTTAATGCCTCAGACTTGCCTGTTTAGAGCATAGTCATGGTAACTGTGCCGGAATGAGTGTCTCGGTCCATTCGTGGATTTCTGATTGGATATTCATGCAAAACCCCACCTCCCGGACCCTCgacaagccccgcccccagacATACTCCACACACCACTCGCTAGGAGTGGGCTCCTTTGGTGTTGTAGGCCCAACCTCCTCCTTTTTGGCCGCCTTGCTGAAAGCATACTGAAAAGGCAGAGAGATGGAGATTGTTATACCTCCCGGGAGAGAGGAGGAACTTCCATCGCGACTGTATGACGACCCTGCTCCTCTACACTCTCTCAGGTCTGATACCATCTACTAATCATATGAGGCAGGCATTTTATGGGCTCCCCTCCATTCTGGTCTTCTgaagggggcagcgtgtggctcagtgggctaagcctgtgtgcttgtaatcacaaggttgctggttcaaacccagcctcagcatgtctgtgggtccttcagcaaggcccttaacccccagctccctgggcaccccaacaggtggctgtcctttgcggacaacttactacaaagagcaagttgagggaggtgtaaaaacaatttccccacggggatcaataaagtatctattattattattattattactcacTTAACTCCCCACCAGAACACAATATTCTGAATTGCTGATGCACATCTTCAGGTTcggggggggtgagtggctcagcaacctaagtctctgtgcccgtgatcagaaggtcaccggtttgaGCCCCAGCCTCAACAGAACAGtcctgagcaaagcccttaaccccccagctccaggagcACCACACAATGGTCGACCCTGCACAGTGACTCCTGAGCGATGAAAAGTAAGATGGAGTAGGCGAAGAGACAAAGTTCTATGTACCTGTGCTCGTATTTGTGCAATGGCCAATAAAGGAtcactactactattactaatCGAGTTGCTTGAAAGTTATGTTTTATCCTGCCATATCATTTGGGGTAATCATGCAGAGATGGATCCCGCTTAAAGCCAAAGTGAACCACTACTGCCACTGAGGCCACATCCTGTCAGGATTGATCTCTGCGTGTTAAATAGGAGTCACAGCAGCTTCAAGGACAGAGTTTCTACTCTCCGGGTTGCCGGCTGGTCCTCACCTCAGCCTGGGCTCTCCAGAACTCTGCCTCCTTGATGCCGTTCACCTCGCAGTTGATGACCAGCACGTCTGGGAGGCAGCGGATGTTTCGGGTCTGTACCTGGGTTACCATCAAGAAAACGAGCGTTACTGCAGATGTCCATTACCAGCGACCAACGGCGGGGTGTCACCTTCACCCAGCAACAGAACAAGTGAAGCTACAACATTAAATTCACACGGAGGCACACAAAACACAGCGCCCAAGTCAGACATACTCAGCAACTGAAGGAAATCTGAAGACCCAGCTATCTAATCACACCAGAACTTCATAAGCTTGCAAGTTATAAACAAGAATAAGATGCACTATCTAGGAAGtcaagcaagaaaaaaaacatggttaGATGACAAGGATGAGCACAGGGATGGACTCAGACTCCAACCCATTCCATCCACCCAGGAGAGGAAGAAGCCCCAAGGTAACGAAGAGGTTAATGATTTTCTCAGTCGTCACGACAACATTTCCAGGATGCAGCTCACACTTACCGTGGGCTGGTACTTCTCGCAGTTCTCACACCAGGCCTGCGTGTTCTGCTCTAGGCAAATGCTCTTCTTCAGTACGTCGGCAAACTCGCACTCCTTTATCGTCTTGTCTGTGACGGCAGGGGAAGCAAAAATGGGCTGAGCTGGAGCAGCCCCGGCCACGGTAACGGTGCGGCGGACGTGGAGCCGCCACGGGCCGGGCGGCGGGCGGGAGCTCCTCACCCAGAGTCTGCTCGGGGTAGTGCATGGTGAAGAGCAGCGTGAGGGAGGTCCGCACCGTCTCTTTGCCGCAGCGGCACAGGCTGCTGTTCTCCACCTCACAGCCGAACAGCCGGCCAATTACAGACTCCCCCGAGGACCCGAAGGCGCTGTGAAAGGGAGGTGTGGCGGCATGAGAGCCATCGACAGGCAGATGTCACGTTACCGCGTTGCTGGTTTATTCTGTAACTCAATAACTCCTTCACCGTTTTCCCCTATATTATACCAAGAGCATAGTGGGGTCATAAGCCCATCACTGCCtaatggtttttggatgaaggCCCAGGTGAGCATTAAACAAAATACCTAAGATGAATTACATACGTTCATCTGacccttttatccaaagcaacttacatTAGAGGGATGGGTtacaatgtgtgtgtgctctctgGGATTCGAAGCAAAGACCGTTACGTTGTTAGTACAAtgctctacttgttgagctacaggagtTGAAATACCTTCAAAAAAATCTCAATGCTACCATTCAGCAATAAAAAACATGTTAAATGTAAGATGTTTCTGTGGTGCAGCCCTGCAGAGGCTCCTTCGGGTCACCTGCCGCTCAGTCCTCTGTAGGCCTGTGGAGCCTCCTGCTCCTGGGTCTCCTGGTGGAGCTGCGTCAGGATGAACCGGTTCCAGCTCTGGATCAGCCGGCCCAGCCTCACCTTGCCGGTCTGCTCATCGGAATCTGAGAGGATTAATCCCAGCGCCGACGCCTCGGGGATGGTCCGGAAGGCACGGAGGAAGTTACTGGCCTAGGTGGGAATTGGCAGGGTGGAGGGACAGAGCTAAATTAGTGTGGGAAAGAAGTAATAGGTGGTATCATGGAAACAATTGAAAGTCTCATAATTTGATATGTTTTGCAATGAAATTAATGAATCCAAAAGTAAAAAGTTGATAATATAATGTTACAGATCACTGCTAGTAAATGGTTATTCCATACAATTCCCAGTCAGGATTTCACCACtgtcaagattttgtttctctTTTCAAACTTACAGCATCAAGGATTCATGGGAAATACGGCACAAAACAGTCCCAGGGATCGACCCCATTCAAGGTAAATATAGGGACAATGATTTTAAAAGCTTGATTTTAATCGAAACAACTTGACTGACTGAAGCTTAAGTGTTGTGAGGCACCGCTCTGGGCCGGACTCGATGTGGCGAAACCCCGCGGGGGGGTCTTACCTGGCAGGGGTCTCCCCTGGACAGGTCGAGCATGTGGAAGAGGAAGCCCAGCTCGCAAGCTAAGCAAAACTCCTTCTGACACAAGTGGTTCTGGACAAGGCAGCGGACCGGCTCCAGGAAATACAACACCTACAGGATAGGACAGAGGGGACACATTCAGAACGTCACCATGCCTAGTTGGGCCTGAAGGACGCTGACACTATCGGATTATTACTAGGCTGCTTTTCTGCTCAACTTCTCATGTTAACATTAATCCTGTTCAGATTCACaagaaagaatgagatcatggGGAAAAATGTAATTCTGGGGAAGCAATCAACCCGGCGGTACAATAAGTATCCTCCAGCAAACTAGCTAGCTTTATAGAAGGGGCTGTTACTGTACTGTGAGGCCAATGTCCCTTCATCCCAGTCAATGCCTGGTGTTGCCACGGCAACACGTCTCAGCACCTTACCTGGATCATGCAGTTGCAGTAGGCGTTGGGAATGTGCGGCTCCAGCCCGGCAAACAGGGTCTTGTTATAGTGCTTGAAGTCAAAGTCCTCCAGGCCCAGTTTCGAGTACTTGATGGTCACCTGGTGGGCATATGGGTAATAATACGGTAATTTTGCCAGGCCTGGCTGACTGAAATGTCAGTCTGATTAGATCAGAGTCCCGCCTACCTTCCTATACTTCTTGGGCACCATGTGAAGGTGAGGTTGCTCATCTCGGCCAATGGGAGACTCGGGCACCTGGCTGTAACTGTCGTACGCCAGCTCAATCTCCTTGGTCTTGTAAGGAACCTGAAAGGGAAACATGATCGTTTTCTTCAATATAACATATAACATGAGGATTCTCTATTAGcagtaaaatacaaaaacaataaattaatCTGACCGCCAACCTGAAGTGTTCATTCTAAACTTGAGTCAGACAAACAACAAGGGACCAACCCAGCTTCACAAAGCTCACACCAAATTGCTTTCATCCCCCTACTGGCCACAGACAGCTATGCGGACACTACTTGCCTGATTGCGGAGCCGGGTGCGAGGGTTGGGGGCATACCCAATGAACCCCACTGTTTTCATTGTGCGCAGAATCTCTGGGTCAACTGCAGGTGCTCGTCTGGAACAAAGACAATCAGGACGTCTCTGTATCTTTATCACATATTTAACGGGCAGCAGCCTAACAGCACGACTGAATCTCCTCATTTTCTTAGTTTATACAATTTCATCACCATTTCCATTGTTTATTTACAAAACAGGGTGTCCCCTAAAGACGTCCATTGTGCATATCATTAAGTTACAGAGAACTACGAAAGGTCACAAAACGGAACGCGATGGGACGTACCTCGGGCTCGGAGTGGCCAGGGCCGTCGGCCAATCAGAAAGCAGTGGCTCAGTGCTAGTTAGAGGCATCGGGATGAGGGACAGGGGCAGAAGATCTTGATTCCAGTCCAAATGAGGCAAGGAATCAACAAGACATGGCAGGGCGAAGTCCGTGTCCCGGGAGTAACTGTTGAAGGTGACCTCTGGGGCGTCGGACCAAAGGTGGACGCCGCTACCCGAGTCCCCAAAAGCCAGCGCCTGCTTGCTGGATGACACATCGAAGCTCATGAGCAGGTGGCCCACCGTGTTCACGTGGAAGACGTCAGCCAGGTTAGCCAGGCCCGTGGGTTCGCAGAACTGGCACTGCCCTGGGGGCCATCGATCAATCCGAGGGCAGCAGGGAGGCAGAGGGACGGGAAAGGAAGCGTCATTATGGACAGCAGTTTTCAACTGTAATCTTTAcgaattaaaaaacaaaattctgGTTTAAATGCCTCAACGATTAGTTGGCAGCTAATTATCATCAGTTATACTTGAAAAACCATTAGGTTTGcttataaattttatttattttatttatttttttttacaaaaattgGCCTGCAGATTGTCGTCTAATTTTCTAAACCGTGCAGCACTGATCTCGCTGACTTTTTGATGTCGCTGACTTTCGTGTTGCCGCATACCCGTCTGCGAGATGATGGCCAGGCGTGACGTGTAGGTGGGGATGAAGCGCAGAAAGTAGGGGTCCACGTGCACCTGCAGCGGCGTCACAGCGCGCATCATGCGCAGGTCGTACACCATCAGGAAGCGGTCGCAGGCCAGCCCGTTCAGCCCGCGGCTGGAGAAGCCGCAAGCCACCAGCAGGTTTCCGTGCACATCGAAGTCCGACAGGCTGCCGGAGAAGGCGTCGAACTCCTGCTCCAGCTTGAAGGTGCGCAGATCTCGCAGGGTCACCTGGCCagcgggggaggggcacaaGTGACTCACAGCAGACATTCGTGTTCCCAACACTAGGATGCAGAACTAAATCTCCACAAGACTGGTGGCAACACTGACCTCATGCAATTGTGAGCAACTGAAGAACCAAGAGTTACTAAAGTTTATAATATAATACTTAACGTGTCAGAATGTTTTATACAAATGCATTTGGGAtaaggtttgaatcccatgacaCTGAGTGCAAGCTGTTAATGTTAGTGAGGTTTTATGTTTGCTATGCGGACAGCTGGATGTAGCCACTGGTCTCACCTTTCCGGATGTGTGACCACAGAAGAACGAACGGTTGGACTGTCGCATGATGGCCACACCAGGAACCTCCACTGTGAACTTGACATACACAGATAAGCCACATGAACTGTGATCAAAGTAACCCGTGGACATCTGGAATttacaccatccatccatccatccatccatccatctatccagtACAAGGTAATGCGGTGGACCTAGATCCTATTTCTGGCAGCATATGGCaataaaaaaacagagaaatacTTTGTGAAGGACACTTGTCTCCACCCCAGCTATTTAAAGGGGGGCTTCTAAAAGGGTTTTCTGTGTTGATATGGAGATGCCCCTGATCGGCTGTGCAATTAATCTCTGAAACATATTTCACAcctaatacaaaaaaaaacatagctcTGCCCCCCTTACTCTCTGGGTCTCCTGCACAGTATTTAGATCAACTTCGCAGACGTAGTTTTGCAGCCCCCCCATCAGAAGAGTGTTGTTATCCATGAGAAGAAGACTGTGCATGTCT
This genomic interval from Paramormyrops kingsleyae isolate MSU_618 chromosome 8, PKINGS_0.4, whole genome shotgun sequence contains the following:
- the pan2 gene encoding PAN2-PAN3 deadenylation complex catalytic subunit PAN2 isoform X2; the protein is MMNFEGLDPGMGDFSSALHGTLEPGLEAPLDPRLDPALLQGVELDPDGLAVPVTESVHLMEGMFSELHNVLTEVGIPVTTVHFDLQEELLWMGNHRGHTSSFFGSTMGRYSSFQVHATDDIRNIQSLETGVLFLSKSNLKCLTRGGLIMFDYPMEEAADMHSLLLMDNNTLLMGGLQNYVCEVDLNTVQETQRFTVEVPGVAIMRQSNRSFFCGHTSGKVTLRDLRTFKLEQEFDAFSGSLSDFDVHGNLLVACGFSSRGLNGLACDRFLMVYDLRMMRAVTPLQVHVDPYFLRFIPTYTSRLAIISQTGQCQFCEPTGLANLADVFHVNTVGHLLMSFDVSSSKQALAFGDSGSGVHLWSDAPEVTFNSYSRDTDFALPCLVDSLPHLDWNQDLLPLSLIPMPLTSTEPLLSDWPTALATPSPRRAPAVDPEILRTMKTVGFIGYAPNPRTRLRNQVPYKTKEIELAYDSYSQVPESPIGRDEQPHLHMVPKKYRKVTIKYSKLGLEDFDFKHYNKTLFAGLEPHIPNAYCNCMIQVLYFLEPVRCLVQNHLCQKEFCLACELGFLFHMLDLSRGDPCQASNFLRAFRTIPEASALGLILSDSDEQTGKVRLGRLIQSWNRFILTQLHQETQEQEAPQAYRGLSGSAFGSSGESVIGRLFGCEVENSSLCRCGKETVRTSLTLLFTMHYPEQTLDKTIKECEFADVLKKSICLEQNTQAWCENCEKYQPTVQTRNIRCLPDVLVINCEVNGIKEAEFWRAQAEYAFSKAAKKEEVGPTTPKEPTPSEWDEMYCPEGLTFGNSIEDMRHVWIPQSLKMCISKSQGLEISSWSETEELSPSEEAEGAVIYDLVVTVPHLLDARTGGNLVAHIKVGETYHQRKEGVTHQQWYLFNDFLIEPIEKVEATQFDIIWKVPAILYYAKRNYHTKYDLRIKNPIEASVLLAEASLARKQRKSHATFIPLMVSEMPQAGDLVGLDAEFVTLNQEEAELRSDGTKSTIKPSQMSVARITCVRGQGPNEGVPFIDDYISTQEQVVDYLTQYSGIKPGDLDAKISSKHLTTLKSTYLKLRFLIDTGVRFVGHGLQKDFRVINLLVLKDQVIDTVHLFHMPRKRMISLRFLAWYFLDLKIQSETHDSIEDARTALQLYRKYLDLSRGGGTDEVRNMLKGLYEKGRQLDWKVPDDDSGEAQGSPKNNDVFPSVMGL
- the pan2 gene encoding PAN2-PAN3 deadenylation complex catalytic subunit PAN2 isoform X1; protein product: MMNFEGLDPGMGDFSSALHGTLEPGLEAPLDPRLDPALLQGVELDPDGLAVPVTESVHLMEGMFSELHNVLTEVGIPVTTVHFDLQEELLWMGNHRGHTSSFFGSTMGRYSSFQVHATDDIRNIQSLETGVLFLSKSNLKCLTRGGLIMFDYPMEEAADMHSLLLMDNNTLLMGGLQNYVCEVDLNTVQETQRFTVEVPGVAIMRQSNRSFFCGHTSGKVTLRDLRTFKLEQEFDAFSGSLSDFDVHGNLLVACGFSSRGLNGLACDRFLMVYDLRMMRAVTPLQVHVDPYFLRFIPTYTSRLAIISQTGQCQFCEPTGLANLADVFHVNTVGHLLMSFDVSSSKQALAFGDSGSGVHLWSDAPEVTFNSYSRDTDFALPCLVDSLPHLDWNQDLLPLSLIPMPLTSTEPLLSDWPTALATPSPRRAPAVDPEILRTMKTVGFIGYAPNPRTRLRNQVPYKTKEIELAYDSYSQVPESPIGRDEQPHLHMVPKKYRKVTIKYSKLGLEDFDFKHYNKTLFAGLEPHIPNAYCNCMIQVLYFLEPVRCLVQNHLCQKEFCLACELGFLFHMLDLSRGDPCQASNFLRAFRTIPEASALGLILSDSDEQTGKVRLGRLIQSWNRFILTQLHQETQEQEAPQAYRGLSGSAFGSSGESVIGRLFGCEVENSSLCRCGKETVRTSLTLLFTMHYPEQTLDKTIKECEFADVLKKSICLEQNTQAWCENCEKYQPTVQTRNIRCLPDVLVINCEVNGIKEAEFWRAQAEYAFSKAAKKEEVGPTTPKEPTPSEWCVEDEMYCPEGLTFGNSIEDMRHVWIPQSLKMCISKSQGLEISSWSETEELSPSEEAEGAVIYDLVVTVPHLLDARTGGNLVAHIKVGETYHQRKEGVTHQQWYLFNDFLIEPIEKVEATQFDIIWKVPAILYYAKRNYHTKYDLRIKNPIEASVLLAEASLARKQRKSHATFIPLMVSEMPQAGDLVGLDAEFVTLNQEEAELRSDGTKSTIKPSQMSVARITCVRGQGPNEGVPFIDDYISTQEQVVDYLTQYSGIKPGDLDAKISSKHLTTLKSTYLKLRFLIDTGVRFVGHGLQKDFRVINLLVLKDQVIDTVHLFHMPRKRMISLRFLAWYFLDLKIQSETHDSIEDARTALQLYRKYLDLSRGGGTDEVRNMLKGLYEKGRQLDWKVPDDDSGEAQGSPKNNDVFPSVMGL